One genomic segment of Candidatus Saccharimonas sp. includes these proteins:
- the gatC gene encoding Asp-tRNA(Asn)/Glu-tRNA(Gln) amidotransferase subunit GatC — protein sequence MEKISKDEVKHLAELSSISLSEEEISNLQTDLGNIVEYIEQLSQLNTDGVKPTYSVSKNQNVWREDEIDDYGVKRDELLKLAGENVEDNQVKVPKVL from the coding sequence ATGGAAAAAATATCAAAAGACGAAGTTAAACACTTGGCGGAGCTTTCTAGTATTTCGCTAAGTGAAGAAGAAATTTCGAATCTTCAAACTGATTTGGGAAATATTGTTGAATATATTGAGCAACTTAGCCAATTAAATACAGATGGCGTTAAACCAACTTATTCGGTTTCGAAAAATCAAAATGTTTGGCGAGAAGATGAAATTGATGATTATGGTGTAAAACGAGATGAGCTTTTAAAGTTGGCGGGTGAGAATGTTGAAGATAATCAGGTAAAAGTCCCAAAGGTTTTGTAG
- a CDS encoding carbohydrate kinase family protein, whose amino-acid sequence MNLPKILSIGAATQDVFLSNSPEFRLISMAENQDVVEFQLGSKIDIQNIDISSGGGATNAATTFARQGLISSFMGVVGEDSSGEQILKMLDEESIDTSRVEFSKRFNTDYSTIILAPNGERTILTYRGASEHIYAENFELKYGEFDWVYVSNLSGRFDALLKIFKEAIKKGARIAWNPGKKELQEPEKVRTLLQDVEVLIVNKEEASLIFEGVSAEELVRNACSFVEVAILTDGANGVWAASDGKIIRAGMYEDVPSIDRTGAGDAFGSGFVSQWAQGADIKESILFASANSTSVIQYMGAKKGILYKNTKLHSMPMQEIRL is encoded by the coding sequence GTGAATTTGCCAAAAATTCTATCAATTGGAGCGGCTACTCAGGATGTTTTTTTGAGTAATTCGCCTGAATTTCGTTTGATTTCAATGGCGGAAAACCAAGATGTAGTTGAATTCCAGCTTGGTTCAAAAATTGATATTCAAAATATTGATATTTCGAGTGGTGGTGGCGCTACTAATGCTGCAACAACTTTTGCGAGGCAAGGTTTGATTTCAAGTTTTATGGGTGTGGTTGGAGAGGATTCTTCGGGCGAACAAATTTTAAAAATGCTTGATGAAGAATCTATTGACACTTCGCGTGTTGAATTTTCGAAAAGATTTAATACAGACTATTCAACTATTATTTTAGCGCCAAATGGTGAACGAACAATTTTAACTTATCGTGGTGCCTCGGAACATATTTACGCTGAAAATTTTGAACTAAAATATGGTGAATTCGATTGGGTTTATGTTTCGAACTTATCTGGCAGATTTGATGCACTCCTAAAAATTTTTAAAGAAGCTATAAAAAAAGGCGCAAGAATAGCATGGAACCCTGGCAAGAAAGAACTCCAAGAGCCTGAAAAAGTTCGAACTTTACTTCAAGATGTCGAAGTTTTAATTGTAAACAAAGAGGAAGCAAGTTTAATTTTTGAGGGAGTTTCTGCTGAAGAGCTGGTTCGAAATGCTTGTAGTTTTGTGGAAGTTGCAATTTTAACAGATGGAGCGAATGGTGTTTGGGCAGCTTCTGATGGCAAAATTATTCGTGCTGGAATGTATGAAGACGTACCGTCAATAGATAGGACTGGTGCTGGTGATGCGTTTGGTTCAGGCTTTGTGAGCCAGTGGGCTCAGGGCGCTGATATTAAAGAAAGTATTTTATTCGCTAGTGCAAATTCAACATCAGTAATTCAATACATGGGCGCAAAAAAAGGGATTTTGTATAAAAATACCAAGCTTCATTCAATGCCAATGCAGGAGATTCGGTTATGA
- the gatA gene encoding Asp-tRNA(Asn)/Glu-tRNA(Gln) amidotransferase subunit GatA: MTNIFEIREQVLSGKKTAVDFVKEAISKAKNTEKFNAFTSLTEERALARAQEIDDKISKGKEVGELAGVPFVAKDNFLVFGSPSTASSKMLKDFETPIQATAIEKLEKAGAICIGKSNLDAFAHGGSTENSAFGVTKNSIDETRVAGGSSGGSAVITALNIVPFALGTDTGGSIRQPASFNGVYGIKPTYGTVSRFGVVAMASSTDTVGVFAKTAKESDLVMRIMAGLDARDAMTLPDFWQEEQVSKKAKIGVVKEFLSEGVDSEVRKITEDYIDKMRKAGHEIVEVSLPMSKYSLAIYYIIVPAEVSSNLARYDGIRYGLRSENAQDLGEVFGKSRDEGFEAENKRRIMIGSYVLSSGFYDAYYLKAQKARTLLIDEFNKLFEEVDFLVGPVAPTPAFKIGENAHDPVKMYLADILSVPASLAGLPAVSVPAGKTENGLPVGVQIIGKMKSDAKILALADELEKN; the protein is encoded by the coding sequence ATGACGAATATTTTTGAAATTAGAGAACAAGTTCTATCTGGAAAGAAGACTGCAGTTGATTTTGTTAAAGAAGCTATTTCGAAGGCAAAAAATACTGAAAAATTCAATGCTTTTACGAGCTTGACCGAAGAGCGAGCTTTAGCACGAGCGCAAGAAATTGATGATAAGATTTCAAAAGGTAAAGAAGTTGGTGAGCTTGCAGGTGTTCCTTTTGTGGCGAAGGATAATTTTTTGGTGTTTGGTTCACCTTCGACGGCTTCGAGTAAAATGTTGAAAGATTTCGAAACACCAATTCAGGCTACTGCGATTGAAAAACTTGAAAAAGCTGGTGCGATTTGTATTGGAAAATCAAACTTAGACGCTTTTGCTCACGGTGGATCGACCGAGAACTCAGCTTTTGGTGTAACTAAAAACTCAATTGATGAAACTCGAGTTGCAGGTGGTTCATCTGGTGGTTCGGCGGTAATTACGGCTCTTAACATCGTGCCTTTTGCGCTTGGAACTGATACTGGCGGTTCAATTCGTCAGCCGGCAAGCTTTAACGGTGTATATGGTATAAAGCCAACTTATGGTACGGTTTCACGATTTGGTGTAGTAGCAATGGCTTCTTCAACTGATACGGTTGGTGTTTTTGCAAAAACTGCTAAAGAAAGTGACCTTGTAATGCGCATTATGGCTGGTCTTGACGCGCGTGATGCAATGACTTTGCCTGATTTTTGGCAAGAAGAGCAAGTTTCAAAAAAGGCAAAAATTGGAGTAGTTAAAGAATTCCTTAGTGAAGGGGTTGACTCGGAAGTTCGAAAAATAACTGAAGATTATATTGATAAAATGCGAAAAGCTGGGCACGAGATTGTGGAGGTTTCTCTACCGATGAGTAAGTATTCGCTCGCTATCTATTATATTATTGTTCCAGCTGAGGTTTCTTCAAACTTAGCGCGATATGATGGAATTCGCTATGGCTTACGTTCAGAAAATGCTCAAGACTTGGGTGAGGTTTTTGGTAAGTCTCGCGATGAAGGTTTTGAAGCTGAAAATAAACGCCGAATCATGATTGGCTCATATGTTTTGTCAAGTGGATTTTATGATGCTTATTATTTGAAAGCACAAAAAGCTCGCACTCTTTTGATCGACGAATTTAATAAGCTTTTCGAAGAAGTTGATTTTTTGGTTGGCCCTGTTGCGCCAACCCCTGCGTTTAAAATTGGTGAAAATGCTCATGACCCAGTAAAAATGTATCTAGCTGATATCTTGAGCGTACCAGCTTCACTTGCTGGACTTCCTGCTGTTTCTGTTCCGGCTGGTAAAACTGAAAATGGTCTACCTGTTGGTGTGCAAATTATTGGAAAGATGAAATCGGACGCAAAAATTCTGGCTTTGGCTGACGAATTGGAGAAAAACTAA
- the uvrB gene encoding excinuclease ABC subunit UvrB, whose translation MKYREFKLKSKYHPTGDQPQAISQLVDGLKKGEREQTLLGVTGSGKTFTMANIIQAVQKPTLILAHNKTLAAQLYSEFKKFFPENEVHYFVSYFDYYQPEAYIASTDTYIEKDSRINEEIEKLRHAATEALLTRSDTIIVSSVSCIYGIGSPASYMQMALHIKPGMRYNREKFLRHLKDIQYERNDVDFARGTFRVRGDTVDIFTAGSDLAVRVEFFGDEIDRLIILNPLTGEILEKPQFFDIFPNSHYATPKEIIESAIPQIEKEFYARHEYFEKNKKFLEAQRLTQRTKYDLEMLRETGFVKGIENYTRYLTERSAGEQPATLLDYFPDDFLLLVDESHMTLPQVRGMFNGDRARKTVLVDNGFRLPSALDNRPLTFEEFYKHINQAIYVSATPGDFELEHSPKPAQQVIRPTGLLDPKIEVRKIEGQVDDLMEEIRKRIQKNQRVLVTTLTKRMAEDLSGFLEENGVKTAYIHSEIDTLERGDILRDLRSGVYDVLVGINLLREGLDLPEVSLVAIMDADKEGFLRSESALIQTIGRAARHEDGNVIMYADKITRSMKIAIDETNRRREIQQEYNFKNGITPKSVASEIGEGLRAIIPQKDKKPKLDLRKIPREEWENLVRDLTNQMNLASANLLFEEAADLRDQIADIRKKMVK comes from the coding sequence ATGAAATATCGCGAGTTTAAATTAAAATCAAAATATCATCCCACTGGAGATCAGCCCCAAGCAATTTCGCAATTAGTTGACGGTTTGAAAAAAGGTGAGCGTGAGCAAACTTTGCTTGGTGTGACTGGTTCGGGTAAAACTTTTACAATGGCGAATATTATTCAAGCAGTTCAAAAGCCGACTTTAATTTTGGCGCATAATAAAACTCTTGCCGCACAGCTTTACAGTGAATTTAAAAAGTTTTTTCCTGAAAATGAAGTTCATTATTTTGTGAGCTATTTTGATTATTATCAGCCCGAAGCTTATATTGCCAGCACAGATACATACATCGAGAAAGATTCGCGAATTAATGAAGAAATCGAGAAACTTAGGCACGCCGCAACCGAGGCGCTTTTAACTCGAAGTGACACAATTATTGTTTCGAGTGTGAGCTGTATTTATGGTATCGGTTCGCCGGCGAGTTATATGCAAATGGCGCTTCATATTAAGCCTGGAATGCGATATAACCGAGAGAAGTTTTTGCGACATCTAAAAGATATTCAATATGAGCGAAATGATGTAGATTTTGCACGTGGAACTTTTCGGGTTCGTGGCGATACGGTTGATATTTTTACGGCTGGCTCAGATCTGGCAGTGCGAGTGGAATTTTTCGGCGATGAAATTGACCGCTTAATTATATTGAATCCACTTACGGGCGAAATTCTAGAAAAGCCACAGTTTTTTGATATTTTCCCAAATTCACATTATGCTACACCAAAGGAAATTATTGAGAGTGCAATTCCGCAAATTGAGAAGGAATTTTATGCACGCCATGAATATTTCGAAAAAAATAAGAAGTTTTTGGAAGCTCAACGCCTAACACAGCGCACTAAATATGATCTTGAAATGCTCCGTGAAACTGGTTTTGTTAAAGGTATTGAAAATTACACGCGTTATTTAACTGAGCGTTCAGCTGGTGAGCAGCCGGCAACTTTGCTTGATTATTTTCCTGATGATTTTTTGCTTTTAGTTGATGAATCTCATATGACTTTACCACAAGTTCGTGGAATGTTTAATGGTGACCGTGCTCGCAAAACAGTTTTAGTGGATAATGGCTTTCGTTTACCGTCAGCACTAGACAATCGGCCGCTAACTTTCGAAGAATTCTATAAACATATCAATCAGGCGATTTATGTTTCAGCAACTCCTGGTGATTTTGAACTCGAACATTCGCCAAAACCAGCTCAGCAGGTAATTCGCCCAACAGGTTTGCTTGATCCTAAAATTGAAGTTCGAAAAATTGAAGGTCAAGTTGATGATTTGATGGAAGAAATTCGAAAGCGAATTCAGAAGAACCAGCGTGTTTTAGTAACAACTTTAACCAAGCGAATGGCTGAAGATTTGAGCGGATTTTTAGAAGAAAATGGTGTGAAAACAGCATATATTCATAGCGAAATTGACACGTTGGAGCGTGGTGATATTTTGCGTGATTTGCGCAGCGGCGTTTATGATGTTTTGGTAGGAATTAATCTTTTGCGTGAAGGGCTGGACTTGCCAGAAGTTTCATTGGTAGCAATTATGGATGCTGATAAAGAAGGTTTTTTGCGTTCAGAAAGTGCGTTGATTCAAACAATTGGGCGGGCAGCTCGGCACGAAGACGGCAATGTGATTATGTATGCTGATAAAATTACACGCTCAATGAAGATCGCAATTGATGAAACAAATCGGCGGCGAGAAATTCAACAAGAATATAATTTCAAAAATGGAATTACGCCAAAAAGTGTGGCTAGTGAGATTGGTGAAGGTTTGCGTGCGATCATTCCGCAAAAAGATAAAAAACCAAAATTGGATTTAAGGAAAATTCCTCGTGAAGAGTGGGAAAATTTGGTGCGAGATTTAACAAATCAAATGAATCTTGCTAGCGCGAATTTGCTTTTTGAGGAGGCGGCGGATTTGCGAGATCAGATTGCGGATATTCGGAAAAAGATGGTGAAATAG